One part of the Musa acuminata AAA Group cultivar baxijiao chromosome BXJ1-5, Cavendish_Baxijiao_AAA, whole genome shotgun sequence genome encodes these proteins:
- the LOC135675044 gene encoding MYB-like transcription factor ODO1, translating to MGRRPCCDNSGLKRGPWTAEEDQKLISFILNNGIHRWRLVPKLAGLMRCGKSCRLRWTNYLRPDLKRGAISEEEENQIIQLHSSLGNRWSKIASHFPGRTDNEIKNHWNTRIKKKLELLRVDPATHQLIINQQPERYDHGHADARPQAEGKSTDVSEDEFGLMHSSIWMPSDRSSNEEETIPQVKSSGSCSSSFCASSMASALDTEETKLCYDSFPPWEAMYPFEDLVLHGSLL from the exons ATGGGGAGGCGACCGTGCTGTGACAATTCCGGGCTGAAGAGGGGTCCATGGACAGCAGAGGAAGACCAGAAGCTCATCAGCTTCATCCTCAACAACGGCATACACCGTTGGCGTCTCGTGCCGAAGCTTGCTG GTCTTATGAGATGTGGGAAGAGCTGCAGGCTGAGATGGACTAACTACCTTCGTCCTGACCTCAAGAGAGGCGCCATTTCCGAGGAAGAAGAGAACCAGATCATCCAGCTCCACTCCAGCCTCGGGAACAG ATGGTCCAAGATCGCATCACACTTCCCTGGCCGAactgacaacgagatcaagaaccacTGGAACACCCGAATCAAGAAGAAGCTCGAGCTCCTTCGCGTGGATCCAGCGACCCACCAGCTCATCATCAATCAGCAGCCTGAGAGATATGATCATGGACATGCCGATGCTCGTCCACAAGCAGAAGGGAAGAGCACAGATGTGTCCGAAGACGAATTTGGTCTCATGCATAGTAGCATTTGGATGCCAAGTGATCGGAGCTCGAACGAAGAAGAGACGATACCACAGGTCAAGTCTTCAGGCAGCTGCAGCTCTTCCTTCTGTGCCTCCTCTATGGCAAGTGCACTTGATACTGAAGAAACCAAGCTGTGCTATGACTCTTTTCCTCCATGGGAAGCCATGTATCCTTTTGAGGATCTCGTCCTTCATGGGAGCTTGCTGTAA